A genome region from Arthrobacter sp. SLBN-100 includes the following:
- a CDS encoding flavin reductase family protein, which produces MTATSDLAPRRLRDIFGNFASGLTVITSSTANGRAGFTCQSFASLSLDPALVTFSPARTSSTWPALREAGSFTVNILPAEHQHLAGQFARSGADKFAGVSHSSSPLGNPVLDDALAWIDCELHAEYDGGDHTIVVAAVRHLSARQDAEPLLFFKGRYAELAPAGRLLEAAG; this is translated from the coding sequence ATGACAGCCACATCAGATCTTGCTCCGCGCCGGCTTCGCGATATTTTTGGAAACTTTGCCAGCGGGCTGACGGTGATCACCAGTTCCACCGCAAACGGGCGTGCCGGCTTCACGTGCCAGTCCTTCGCTTCGCTTTCCCTGGACCCTGCGCTGGTGACGTTCAGCCCGGCGCGGACCTCCAGCACCTGGCCGGCGTTGAGGGAGGCGGGTTCCTTCACGGTCAACATCCTTCCCGCTGAGCACCAGCACCTGGCCGGCCAGTTCGCCCGCTCGGGGGCGGACAAGTTCGCCGGCGTGAGCCACTCGTCCTCGCCCCTGGGTAACCCGGTCCTGGATGACGCGCTGGCCTGGATCGACTGTGAGTTGCACGCAGAGTACGACGGCGGCGACCACACCATTGTGGTGGCCGCAGTGCGCCACCTCAGCGCACGGCAGGACGCGGAACCATTGCTGTTTTTCAAGGGCCGGTACGCGGAACTGGCGCCTGCCGGACGCCTGCTGGAGGCTGCCGGCTGA
- a CDS encoding CBS domain-containing protein, giving the protein MATAREIMTGGAECVGENETLEAAARKMKDLDVGSLPICGEDNRLKGMLTDRDIVVKCLAEGGDPRTATAGQFAEGKPVTIGADDSIEEAIRTMQDHQVRRLPVIDGHNLVGVVSQADIARNYPEDRVGELVAFISY; this is encoded by the coding sequence ATGGCAACGGCACGGGAAATCATGACCGGGGGCGCGGAGTGCGTGGGTGAAAACGAAACCCTGGAAGCGGCCGCGCGGAAGATGAAGGATCTTGACGTCGGCTCACTGCCCATCTGCGGCGAGGACAACCGCCTCAAGGGCATGCTGACGGACCGGGACATCGTGGTTAAGTGCCTGGCGGAGGGTGGAGATCCACGGACGGCCACGGCCGGTCAATTCGCTGAAGGCAAGCCCGTGACTATCGGGGCCGATGATTCGATCGAGGAGGCCATCAGGACCATGCAGGACCACCAGGTCCGGAGGTTGCCGGTCATTGACGGGCACAACCTGGTGGGCGTCGTCAGCCAGGCCGACATTGCCCGGAACTATCCGGAGGACCGGGTGGGCGAACTCGTTGCCTTCATTTCATATTGA
- the hrpB gene encoding ATP-dependent helicase HrpB, which produces MTSPGRQQQPFAGKPFDLAAVGAGLVFADSLAALTQVLGGGAGRAAVVQAPPGTGKTTLVPPLLANLPVHGGGRIVVTQPRRVAARAAARRLSSLDGSPLGSRVGYSVRGERQAGPGTVVEFLTPGILLRRLLADPGLEGVAAVVLDEVHERGLETDLLVGMLAEVRELRGDLTVVAMSATLDAPRFAALLSTDAGGAHDGGTPAPVVDCPSALHPLQIDWQPAPGPRLDGRGVTPTFLDHVARTAAEELTRALSADSSTDALVFLPGAREVSRVAADLKRRLGTGVDVLELHGQAAAADQDRAVSGRLPGGNPRVIVSTDLAESSLTVPGVRLVIDSGLTREPRRDAGRGMSGLVTVSCSRASADQRAGRAARQGPGRVVRCYDQQAYGAAPAHVTPEIRVADLAGAALLLAAWGAPRGVGLALPDQPPQQAMDDAMEVLRELGAVAEDGHATGMGRLLATIPADPRLGRALLDGAAAAGQLAAAEAVALVSGDHRAPGADLTRLLSQLRNEPGPAARRWAEDTRRLAALAQRGPLSTSPALPSPVTGTAVVGAVVALAFPDRVARLVGGGAPNRYLLSSGTRAGLPAGSSLSGHEWLAVAEVTRADGRDSAGTGAVIRSAAPLTPDLAEAAASHLLAEAVEAEFAGGRVSARRVRRLGAIVLASTPVRPSPAEGRAAVAEALKREGLGVLEWSTAADALRRRLAFLHRGLRAPWPDVSDQSLLLRLQEWLGPELEQLAGGTAARSIDLAHPLRRLLPWPEAAKLDDLAPEWLEVPSGSRIRIEYPDASDETARPVVAVKLQECFGWAETPRLLGGRVPVLFHLLSPARRPLAVTDDLTSFWSGPYAQVRAEMRGRYPKHPWPEDPWSATATARVKPRQ; this is translated from the coding sequence ATGACTTCTCCGGGCAGGCAGCAACAGCCGTTCGCCGGCAAACCGTTCGACCTGGCGGCCGTTGGTGCCGGGCTGGTCTTCGCGGACTCCTTGGCTGCCCTCACGCAGGTGCTGGGTGGCGGGGCCGGCCGGGCGGCAGTGGTGCAGGCCCCGCCAGGCACCGGTAAGACCACGCTCGTCCCGCCGCTGCTGGCAAACCTCCCGGTGCACGGCGGCGGGCGGATCGTTGTCACCCAGCCCCGCCGCGTTGCTGCCCGGGCCGCTGCCAGGCGCCTCTCCTCGCTTGACGGCAGCCCCCTGGGCAGCCGCGTGGGCTATTCCGTTCGCGGGGAGCGGCAGGCGGGCCCGGGAACCGTCGTCGAATTTCTCACACCCGGCATCCTGCTGCGCCGCCTGCTGGCCGACCCCGGACTCGAGGGCGTGGCCGCGGTGGTCCTGGACGAGGTCCACGAACGCGGGCTGGAAACGGATCTGCTGGTGGGCATGCTCGCCGAGGTCAGGGAATTGCGGGGTGACCTTACCGTCGTGGCCATGTCCGCCACCCTGGACGCACCCCGGTTTGCCGCACTGCTTTCCACTGACGCTGGCGGAGCGCACGACGGCGGAACGCCGGCTCCCGTGGTGGACTGTCCCTCGGCTCTCCACCCCCTTCAGATCGACTGGCAGCCGGCGCCGGGACCGCGGCTGGATGGCAGGGGAGTGACGCCCACTTTCCTGGACCACGTGGCGCGGACGGCTGCGGAGGAGCTCACCCGCGCCCTCAGCGCCGACAGCTCGACGGACGCCCTCGTTTTCCTCCCCGGCGCGAGGGAAGTTTCCCGGGTTGCGGCCGATCTTAAAAGGCGGCTGGGAACTGGCGTTGACGTCCTGGAACTCCATGGCCAGGCGGCCGCCGCTGATCAGGACCGGGCGGTTTCCGGGCGGCTGCCCGGCGGCAATCCCAGGGTGATCGTCTCCACCGATCTTGCCGAGTCCTCCCTTACTGTTCCGGGTGTCCGGCTGGTCATTGATTCCGGCCTCACCCGGGAACCCCGCCGTGACGCCGGGAGGGGCATGAGCGGACTGGTCACCGTTTCCTGCTCCCGCGCCTCGGCCGACCAGCGCGCCGGGCGTGCTGCCCGCCAAGGTCCCGGCCGTGTTGTGCGGTGTTATGACCAGCAGGCCTATGGTGCCGCCCCGGCCCACGTAACGCCCGAAATCAGGGTGGCGGACCTCGCGGGAGCCGCGCTGCTGCTCGCGGCCTGGGGAGCTCCGCGGGGTGTTGGCCTCGCCCTGCCGGACCAGCCGCCGCAACAGGCCATGGACGATGCCATGGAGGTCCTGCGCGAACTTGGGGCCGTGGCCGAAGATGGCCACGCCACCGGCATGGGGCGGCTGCTGGCAACCATTCCGGCTGATCCGCGGCTGGGCCGGGCCCTGCTGGACGGAGCGGCCGCCGCGGGTCAGCTGGCTGCGGCGGAGGCAGTGGCGCTGGTGTCGGGTGACCATCGCGCCCCCGGGGCCGACCTCACCCGTCTCCTGTCCCAGCTGCGGAATGAACCAGGCCCGGCTGCCCGGCGCTGGGCGGAGGACACCCGCCGCCTTGCTGCCCTGGCGCAGCGGGGGCCGCTCTCCACCTCACCCGCCCTGCCGTCGCCGGTGACCGGCACTGCGGTGGTGGGGGCCGTCGTCGCACTGGCCTTCCCGGACCGGGTGGCACGCCTGGTGGGCGGCGGCGCACCGAACCGCTACCTGCTGTCCTCCGGAACCCGCGCCGGCTTGCCGGCCGGCAGCTCCCTGTCCGGCCACGAATGGCTGGCCGTGGCGGAAGTAACCCGGGCCGATGGCAGGGACTCCGCCGGTACCGGCGCCGTGATCCGGTCGGCTGCGCCGCTGACACCCGACCTTGCCGAGGCCGCAGCTTCGCACCTCCTGGCCGAGGCGGTTGAGGCAGAGTTTGCCGGCGGGCGCGTTTCCGCACGGAGGGTACGCCGCCTCGGGGCGATCGTCCTGGCCTCCACCCCCGTCCGGCCGTCGCCCGCCGAGGGGCGCGCCGCCGTCGCTGAGGCTTTGAAGAGGGAAGGCCTCGGGGTCCTGGAATGGTCGACGGCGGCCGACGCGCTGCGCCGCCGGCTCGCCTTCCTCCACCGAGGACTGCGCGCGCCCTGGCCGGATGTCTCGGACCAGTCCCTGCTGCTGCGGCTGCAGGAATGGCTGGGTCCGGAGCTGGAACAGCTCGCCGGCGGAACGGCCGCACGTTCCATTGACCTGGCCCACCCGCTCCGCCGGCTGCTGCCCTGGCCTGAAGCCGCCAAGCTCGATGACCTCGCGCCGGAATGGCTCGAGGTACCCAGCGGGTCACGGATCAGGATCGAGTACCCGGACGCGTCGGATGAGACGGCCCGCCCGGTGGTGGCCGTCAAGCTGCAGGAATGCTTCGGGTGGGCAGAGACACCCCGCCTCCTCGGCGGCCGCGTGCCGGTGCTGTTCCACCTGCTGTCACCGGCCCGGCGCCCTCTGGCTGTCACCGACGATCTCACCTCGTTCTGGTCCGGTCCCTACGCGCAGGTCCGGGCCGAAATGCGCGGCCGCTACCCCAAGCACCCCTGGCCTGAGGATCCCTGGTCGGCTACGGCCACGGCACGGGTCAAGCCGCGTCAGTAG
- a CDS encoding alpha/beta hydrolase family protein: MPVPEVPLTVTAGDVTVTAVYARPANPSATVVVAHGAGAGMEHPFLTGFTAALNGLGVATLRFNFPYREAGRKFPDRPPVAIAAWRAAMAAAAEEAAKHQDTGPLWAAGKSFGGRMASMAVAEGMEAAGLVYLGYPLHPPGKPEKLRDEHLYGLATPMLFLQGSRDTFASSEILADVVSRIGTNAVLQWVEGADHSFAVAGMKRPAAEAGASLAQPVAAFIQDQS, encoded by the coding sequence ATGCCAGTGCCGGAAGTGCCCCTGACCGTTACGGCGGGCGACGTCACCGTCACCGCCGTTTATGCCCGCCCCGCCAACCCGTCCGCCACCGTGGTGGTGGCCCACGGCGCCGGCGCCGGGATGGAGCACCCGTTCCTGACAGGGTTTACGGCAGCACTGAACGGGCTTGGCGTTGCGACGCTGCGCTTCAACTTCCCGTACCGGGAAGCCGGCAGGAAATTTCCGGACCGTCCGCCTGTAGCCATAGCCGCGTGGCGTGCTGCCATGGCCGCGGCGGCTGAGGAGGCAGCGAAGCACCAGGACACCGGCCCTCTCTGGGCGGCCGGCAAATCCTTCGGCGGCCGGATGGCGTCCATGGCTGTGGCGGAGGGAATGGAAGCCGCCGGGCTGGTGTACCTGGGCTATCCCCTGCATCCACCCGGAAAACCGGAAAAGCTGCGGGACGAGCACCTGTACGGGCTGGCGACGCCCATGCTGTTCCTGCAGGGCAGCCGCGACACGTTCGCCAGTTCGGAGATCCTGGCGGACGTGGTGTCCCGCATCGGCACCAATGCTGTCCTCCAGTGGGTGGAGGGAGCCGACCACTCCTTCGCCGTCGCCGGCATGAAGCGCCCCGCAGCTGAGGCCGGCGCTTCACTGGCCCAGCCGGTGGCCGCCTTCATTCAGGACCAGTCCTGA
- the ligD gene encoding non-homologous end-joining DNA ligase has product MASEQTTITVPGPDGGREMRISSPSRVLWPDLGLTKLDLARYICDVGEAFITANGDRPVALQRYSDNVDGDMFFSKNPPKGTPDFIRTQKVVFPSARSHPMLILDEPAAAVWAVQMNTVVFHPWPSRTANTDNPDQLRIDLDPQPGTDFGDAVPAALVMKEVLAEAGLACFIKTSGNRGLHVYAPIEPTREFLDVRHAVIAAAREVERRMPKEVTTAWWKEERGKRIFLDFNQANRDRTIAGAYSPRALPHASVSCPITWDELETADPKDFTILTVPDRLRTAGDPWADMHSNAGTIDTLLEWWDRDLKAGLEELPFPPDYPKMPGEPPRVQPSRARKQD; this is encoded by the coding sequence ATGGCGAGCGAACAGACCACCATTACCGTTCCGGGCCCGGACGGCGGGCGCGAGATGCGCATTTCCAGTCCCAGCCGGGTCCTTTGGCCGGACCTGGGGCTCACCAAGCTGGACCTGGCGCGCTACATCTGTGATGTGGGGGAGGCCTTCATCACGGCCAACGGTGACCGGCCGGTGGCCTTGCAGAGGTACTCGGACAACGTCGATGGCGACATGTTTTTCTCCAAGAACCCGCCCAAGGGGACGCCGGATTTCATCCGGACGCAGAAGGTGGTTTTTCCGAGTGCCCGCTCGCATCCCATGCTGATCCTGGACGAGCCCGCCGCAGCCGTGTGGGCGGTCCAGATGAACACGGTGGTCTTCCACCCCTGGCCGTCCCGCACTGCGAACACTGACAATCCGGACCAGCTGCGCATCGACCTGGATCCGCAGCCGGGAACAGACTTTGGGGATGCCGTCCCCGCCGCGCTGGTCATGAAGGAGGTCCTGGCCGAGGCAGGGCTGGCCTGCTTCATTAAGACCTCCGGCAACCGGGGGCTGCACGTGTACGCCCCCATCGAGCCCACGCGGGAGTTCCTTGACGTACGGCATGCGGTGATTGCTGCCGCCCGGGAAGTGGAGCGCAGGATGCCGAAGGAGGTCACCACCGCCTGGTGGAAGGAAGAACGGGGCAAGCGGATCTTCCTGGACTTCAACCAGGCCAACCGCGACCGCACCATCGCCGGCGCCTACAGCCCCAGGGCGCTGCCGCACGCCTCGGTCTCGTGCCCAATCACCTGGGATGAGCTGGAGACCGCGGACCCGAAGGACTTCACCATCCTGACCGTGCCGGACCGGCTTAGGACCGCGGGCGACCCGTGGGCGGACATGCACAGCAATGCGGGCACCATCGACACCCTGCTGGAGTGGTGGGACCGCGACCTGAAGGCCGGCCTGGAGGAACTGCCGTTTCCGCCGGATTACCCCAAGATGCCCGGGGAGCCGCCCCGGGTGCAGCCCAGCCGCGCCCGGAAGCAGGACTAG
- a CDS encoding L-threonylcarbamoyladenylate synthase, translating to MARYFDVHPQDPQPRAIAQAVRIVLDGGLIAYPTDSCYALGAQLGNKDALDRIRSIRKLDDKHHFTLVCKDFAQLGQFVNIGNDVFRSIKSVTPGSYTFILPATKEVPRRLLHPKKKTVGVRIPDNRVVQALLAELGEPLLSSTLLLPDEEDPLTQGWEIKERLDHQVDAVIDAGDCGAEPTTVVDFSSGVADVVRRGTGDPSRFE from the coding sequence ATGGCCAGATACTTTGACGTTCATCCCCAGGATCCGCAGCCCCGGGCCATTGCCCAGGCAGTGCGCATAGTGCTCGACGGCGGCCTGATCGCCTACCCCACCGACTCCTGCTACGCATTGGGGGCCCAGTTGGGCAACAAGGATGCGCTGGACAGGATCAGGAGCATCCGCAAGCTGGACGACAAGCACCATTTCACGCTGGTCTGCAAGGACTTCGCCCAGCTTGGGCAGTTCGTGAACATCGGCAACGACGTATTCCGCAGCATCAAGTCCGTGACGCCCGGAAGCTACACGTTCATCCTCCCGGCCACCAAAGAGGTTCCGCGGCGCCTGCTGCACCCCAAGAAGAAGACCGTGGGCGTCAGGATCCCGGACAACAGGGTAGTCCAGGCGCTGCTGGCAGAACTCGGTGAGCCGCTGCTTTCAAGCACGCTGCTGCTGCCGGACGAGGAGGACCCGCTGACCCAGGGCTGGGAGATCAAGGAGCGGCTGGACCACCAGGTGGATGCGGTGATCGACGCCGGTGATTGCGGAGCCGAGCCCACCACGGTGGTGGATTTCTCCAGTGGTGTGGCCGACGTGGTCCGGCGCGGAACCGGGGACCCGTCCCGCTTCGAATAG
- a CDS encoding DUF4118 domain-containing protein: MAMERIVVGLQGDDDGELLVRRAARLLHRGDGGELLAVHVRTPAGTRAESPQALEAQRRLVADLGGSYHTVSASDVAAALVEFARSAEASHIIVGQSRRHRITAPFSLGVDTKVVREAADIDVQVVPLVRYSSSHGRRAELGRVRTGFGFALAAVLPPLLQLLLAMFEHSVATAVLIQLAGAVAVSLVGGLWPAVAGALWSSLLVNYFSTPPLGDLAIHDPQDLLSLAVFVGVSVAVAGVVDGSARRSKEASRAQAEAATLGDLALGASRSEDTLHGLLAEALDAFGASGAAVVSNLPTAGHEDSGHKGVLLAGAGDISSWQDGTQELRGAPGTTTVQVDPVTWLVLFGREVPPSRRRLLGAFAVHVKAQLERRQLEASRHEILRLAEGNTMRTAILQAVSHDLRTPLAGIKLAAGGLLQNGVAYTPAEQRELLETIDACTDRLDLLVGNLLDMSRITARSVEPLLGPVRWSEAIDAALRGLPEAAVAVALPANLPPVEADRGLLERVIANVLENALKHAPGSGVAVTTTADGLGGMTPEGHPCGELRIVDHGPGVPERKVLDMFRPFQRVDDLPQASGLGLGLAVAQGFVQAMRGTLTAEGTPGGGLTMIIRLPLSTGSQGDAAGTAPSTDAIRGTGTVLT; the protein is encoded by the coding sequence ATGGCTATGGAACGGATCGTCGTCGGCCTCCAGGGTGACGACGACGGGGAACTCCTGGTGCGCCGCGCCGCGAGGCTCCTCCACCGGGGCGACGGCGGCGAGCTGCTCGCCGTCCACGTACGCACCCCGGCCGGAACCCGGGCCGAGTCTCCGCAGGCACTCGAAGCCCAGCGCCGGCTCGTTGCGGACCTGGGCGGGAGCTATCACACCGTGTCGGCGTCCGACGTCGCCGCTGCCCTGGTGGAGTTCGCCCGTTCGGCAGAGGCCTCACACATCATCGTGGGGCAGTCGCGCCGCCACCGGATTACTGCCCCCTTCAGCCTGGGCGTGGACACCAAGGTGGTGCGGGAAGCAGCGGACATTGACGTCCAGGTGGTGCCCCTGGTCCGGTATTCCAGCAGTCACGGGAGGCGCGCGGAACTGGGCCGGGTGCGGACGGGGTTCGGGTTTGCCCTCGCCGCAGTCCTTCCGCCTCTGTTGCAGCTCCTCCTGGCCATGTTCGAGCACAGTGTGGCGACGGCGGTGCTGATCCAGCTCGCGGGCGCCGTCGCAGTATCCCTCGTGGGCGGACTATGGCCAGCCGTTGCCGGTGCGCTGTGGAGCAGCCTGCTGGTGAACTATTTTTCCACTCCGCCCCTTGGCGACCTCGCCATCCATGACCCCCAGGACCTCCTGTCGCTGGCGGTTTTTGTCGGCGTCTCGGTGGCGGTGGCGGGCGTGGTGGACGGATCAGCACGGCGTTCCAAGGAGGCGTCAAGGGCACAGGCCGAAGCCGCCACCCTGGGTGATCTTGCCCTGGGCGCCTCCCGCTCCGAGGACACCCTCCATGGGCTGCTCGCGGAAGCCCTCGATGCCTTCGGCGCCTCCGGGGCCGCCGTCGTCAGCAACCTTCCAACAGCGGGGCACGAGGATTCAGGGCACAAGGGGGTCCTGCTGGCCGGCGCCGGTGACATTTCCAGCTGGCAGGATGGAACTCAGGAGCTCCGCGGCGCTCCGGGGACCACCACCGTCCAAGTGGACCCGGTGACCTGGCTGGTCCTGTTCGGCCGGGAGGTGCCGCCGTCACGGCGGAGGCTGCTGGGCGCCTTCGCGGTGCACGTCAAGGCCCAGCTGGAACGCCGGCAGTTGGAGGCCAGCCGGCACGAGATCCTCCGGCTTGCAGAAGGGAACACCATGCGCACCGCCATCCTCCAGGCCGTGTCCCACGATCTGCGCACGCCACTGGCCGGGATCAAACTGGCGGCTGGCGGGCTCCTCCAAAATGGCGTTGCCTACACTCCGGCCGAACAGCGGGAGCTGCTTGAGACCATCGATGCGTGTACCGACCGGCTCGATTTGCTGGTAGGGAACCTGCTGGACATGTCGCGGATTACTGCCCGGTCGGTGGAGCCGCTGCTGGGCCCGGTCCGGTGGAGTGAGGCCATTGATGCGGCACTGCGCGGGCTTCCGGAGGCTGCCGTAGCGGTGGCGCTGCCCGCCAACCTGCCGCCCGTGGAGGCTGACCGCGGCCTTCTGGAACGGGTCATCGCGAACGTCCTTGAGAACGCGCTCAAACATGCGCCGGGTTCGGGAGTGGCAGTGACGACGACGGCGGACGGCTTGGGTGGCATGACCCCTGAGGGGCACCCCTGCGGCGAGCTCCGCATCGTCGACCACGGCCCCGGCGTCCCTGAACGGAAGGTGCTGGACATGTTCAGGCCTTTCCAGCGGGTGGACGACCTGCCCCAGGCCAGCGGGTTGGGCCTGGGACTCGCCGTCGCCCAGGGTTTCGTCCAGGCCATGCGGGGGACCCTTACGGCGGAGGGGACTCCGGGGGGAGGGCTGACGATGATTATCCGGCTGCCGCTCTCCACCGGCAGCCAAGGTGACGCGGCCGGCACTGCCCCGAGTACGGATGCCATCCGGGGCACCGGGACGGTGTTGACGTGA
- a CDS encoding response regulator, whose protein sequence is MTGPAPHAAKVLVVDDDPHLLKALRITLAAHGYDVDVAADGASALLAASRNVPDVVVLDLGLPDMDGAGVLGDLRRWSSVPVLVLSARHGSSDKVGALDAGADDYITKPFGLDELLARLRALLRRVPGPESAPVVASSGFTVDLVHRQVLRDGNPVRLTPTEWSILEILVRNPRGLITHQQLLAHAWGPGYRKEANYLRVYMAQLRRKLETDPGNPRHLQTEPGIGYRFVP, encoded by the coding sequence GTGACTGGACCCGCGCCGCATGCTGCGAAAGTCCTCGTGGTGGATGACGATCCCCATCTGCTGAAGGCACTGCGCATCACGCTGGCGGCGCATGGCTACGACGTGGACGTGGCGGCGGACGGAGCGTCTGCCCTGCTGGCTGCGAGCCGCAACGTGCCGGACGTTGTGGTCCTGGACCTCGGACTGCCGGACATGGACGGCGCAGGCGTCCTGGGTGATCTTCGGCGGTGGAGCTCGGTCCCGGTGCTGGTCCTGTCGGCGCGCCACGGGTCATCGGACAAGGTGGGGGCGCTGGATGCCGGCGCCGACGACTACATCACCAAACCTTTCGGGCTCGACGAACTCCTGGCCCGGCTGCGCGCGCTGTTGCGGCGCGTGCCGGGACCGGAATCTGCTCCGGTGGTGGCATCGTCCGGCTTTACTGTGGACCTCGTGCACCGGCAGGTGCTGCGTGACGGAAACCCGGTCCGGCTCACGCCCACGGAGTGGAGCATCCTCGAAATACTGGTGCGGAATCCGAGAGGACTCATAACCCACCAGCAGTTGCTGGCGCATGCCTGGGGGCCTGGCTACAGGAAGGAAGCCAATTATCTGCGGGTTTACATGGCCCAGCTCCGCAGGAAACTGGAAACCGACCCCGGCAACCCGCGCCACCTGCAGACCGAACCTGGAATCGGCTACCGCTTCGTTCCCTGA
- a CDS encoding VOC family protein: protein MPTTLNPYLSFRDDAREAMNFYQSVFGGELTLSTFGEFQASEDPAEAEKIMHGMLTTTQGLVLMGADTPNSMEFRPGSSISISLSGDDQAELRGYYDKLSGNGGTVAVPMEQAPWGDIFGMCTDRYGVAWLVNVNNAQAAGTP, encoded by the coding sequence ATGCCCACCACCCTCAACCCCTATCTCAGCTTCCGTGACGATGCCAGGGAAGCCATGAACTTCTACCAGTCGGTTTTTGGAGGTGAGCTGACGCTAAGCACTTTTGGTGAGTTCCAGGCCAGCGAGGACCCGGCCGAAGCCGAAAAGATCATGCACGGCATGCTGACCACCACGCAGGGCCTGGTGCTGATGGGCGCCGACACTCCGAACAGTATGGAGTTCAGGCCCGGCTCGTCCATCTCCATCTCCCTTAGCGGGGATGACCAGGCGGAACTGCGCGGCTACTACGACAAGCTCAGTGGCAACGGCGGCACAGTGGCAGTGCCGATGGAACAGGCTCCGTGGGGCGACATCTTCGGAATGTGCACCGACCGGTATGGGGTGGCCTGGCTCGTCAACGTCAACAACGCGCAGGCAGCCGGGACTCCATAA
- a CDS encoding HAD domain-containing protein translates to MARRTLYLDVDGVVCPFGPEGHNGWGTRWLRADAGLLPVAFAPELVAGLNSLAAMAELRCVWLTSWEELAAQYLCPAIGLAGARWPHLTAQGAGSGPGWWKLGAIQDDVERTAPDLVAWVDDQLAYEAEAQAWARIMGHRLLAVSPDPRRGISPSELEAVSSFLGQPVF, encoded by the coding sequence ATGGCCCGACGCACGCTCTATCTCGACGTCGATGGCGTCGTGTGTCCTTTTGGTCCGGAAGGGCACAATGGCTGGGGCACCCGGTGGCTGCGCGCTGATGCCGGCCTGTTGCCCGTGGCCTTCGCGCCCGAACTCGTGGCGGGACTCAACAGCCTGGCGGCCATGGCGGAGCTGCGGTGCGTCTGGCTCACCAGCTGGGAGGAGCTGGCGGCCCAGTACCTCTGCCCGGCGATCGGCCTGGCCGGCGCCCGCTGGCCGCACCTGACGGCGCAAGGAGCCGGCAGCGGCCCCGGCTGGTGGAAGCTCGGCGCCATCCAGGACGATGTGGAACGGACCGCGCCCGATCTCGTCGCCTGGGTGGACGACCAGCTCGCGTACGAGGCCGAAGCCCAGGCCTGGGCCCGGATCATGGGCCACCGGCTGCTGGCTGTTTCACCGGATCCCAGGCGGGGGATCTCGCCGTCGGAGCTGGAAGCAGTCAGTTCCTTTCTCGGGCAGCCGGTGTTTTGA